Proteins encoded in a region of the Frondihabitans sp. 762G35 genome:
- a CDS encoding outer membrane protein assembly factor BamB family protein, producing MSSQNISVKNRTRAGGILVACSLIAVGGVVAAPLATPAPAQAASPFTATLKWQHELGSPGKPVALSSPMVATLDGKGSSVVIGDRSGYETAFHLSDGSVVFKSSTGGVAVDSTASVLGSGTSARLFFGEGTSGAPAAGGYRSISSSGKTVWSVKPKAQPTGSATRGVMSSLAIGTLQSANDVVGGSMGQMQHVMNAQTGRTGVGFPWFQADSNFSTPAVADTSGKSDHDIIIEGGDSTAGVAFGTRYANGGHIRLLYRTGNNGSGSPSGGLKCQYNTTQVVQSSPAVGNVLSKNAWAAVVGTGTFWKGASDTNKLIAIDQNCKLAWKASLSGSTQSSPALADTRGNGHPTIVQGTLINASSGRVYSVDGSNGHVIWQTAIAGGVYGGIVTADLTGKGYQDVVVPTPGGVFVLDGKTGHQIARLGQGYGFQNSALITNDPNGSIGITVAGYNARNSGIILHYQLSGAGVSGANVNKKGAWPMFHHDQKLTGDANTVLPAKP from the coding sequence ATGAGTTCACAGAACATCTCTGTCAAGAATCGCACGCGAGCCGGGGGCATCCTCGTCGCCTGCTCGCTGATCGCCGTGGGCGGCGTCGTCGCCGCCCCGCTCGCCACCCCGGCTCCGGCCCAGGCGGCGAGCCCCTTCACCGCCACCCTCAAGTGGCAGCACGAGCTCGGGTCGCCCGGCAAGCCGGTCGCCCTCTCGTCGCCGATGGTCGCGACGCTCGACGGCAAGGGGTCGTCCGTCGTCATCGGCGACCGCAGCGGCTACGAGACGGCCTTCCACCTGAGCGACGGCTCGGTCGTCTTCAAATCGAGCACCGGTGGCGTCGCCGTCGACTCGACCGCGTCCGTCCTCGGGTCGGGCACCTCCGCGCGGCTCTTCTTCGGCGAGGGCACGAGCGGCGCGCCCGCCGCGGGCGGCTACCGCTCGATCAGCTCCTCGGGCAAGACCGTCTGGAGCGTCAAGCCCAAGGCGCAGCCGACCGGCTCGGCCACCCGCGGCGTCATGTCGTCGCTGGCCATCGGGACCCTGCAGTCGGCCAACGACGTCGTCGGCGGCTCGATGGGTCAGATGCAGCACGTCATGAACGCGCAGACCGGCCGCACCGGTGTCGGGTTCCCCTGGTTCCAGGCCGACTCGAACTTCAGCACGCCGGCCGTCGCCGACACGTCGGGGAAGTCCGACCACGACATCATCATCGAGGGCGGCGACTCCACGGCGGGCGTCGCGTTCGGCACCCGCTACGCCAACGGCGGCCACATCCGCCTGCTCTACCGCACCGGCAACAACGGCTCGGGCAGCCCCTCGGGCGGCCTCAAGTGCCAGTACAACACCACGCAGGTCGTCCAGTCGTCGCCCGCCGTCGGGAACGTCCTCAGCAAGAACGCCTGGGCGGCCGTCGTCGGCACCGGCACCTTCTGGAAGGGCGCCTCCGACACCAACAAGCTCATCGCGATCGACCAGAACTGCAAGCTCGCCTGGAAGGCCTCGCTCTCGGGAAGCACGCAGTCGAGCCCGGCCCTCGCGGACACCCGCGGCAACGGCCACCCGACGATCGTGCAGGGAACGCTCATCAACGCCTCGTCCGGGCGCGTCTACTCGGTCGACGGGTCGAACGGCCACGTCATCTGGCAGACGGCGATCGCCGGCGGCGTCTACGGCGGCATCGTCACCGCCGACCTGACCGGCAAGGGCTACCAGGACGTCGTCGTGCCGACGCCGGGCGGCGTCTTCGTCCTGGACGGCAAGACGGGGCACCAGATCGCGCGCCTCGGCCAGGGCTACGGGTTCCAGAACTCGGCGCTCATCACGAACGACCCGAACGGCTCGATCGGCATCACGGTCGCCGGCTACAACGCGCGGAACAGCGGCATCATCCTGCATTACCAGCTCTCCGGAGCCGGCGTGAGCGGCGCCAACGTCAACAAGAAGGGCGCCTGGCCGATGTTCCACCACGACCAGAAGCTGACGGGGGACGCGAACACCGTCCTCCCCGCCAAGCCCTGA
- a CDS encoding glycerol-3-phosphate dehydrogenase/oxidase: MRANVEKIQGRPSAQVLIVGGGINGIATFRDLALQGVDVVLVERNDYGSGASAASSHMIHGGIRYLENGEFRLVRESVEERNGLLKIAPHYVKPLQTTMPIFSTFSGLMNAPLRMLTHKQRSTKERGAVLIKVGMTLYDSFSRDGGTVPRHRFLTRKAALRDMPSLNKSLKYTGTYYDASVHEPERLALDVLKDGLAAGADKGTARSANYVEAIGSRDGGVLLRDVVSGTEFVVKADVVINASGPWTDLTNEAFGSKSQYMGGTKGSHIVVDSPELLKATNGRELFFENNDGRIVLIYPLKGRVLIGTTDLEADMSQPAICTEEEVDYFFDLVKHVFPTITVTREHIVYRYSGVRPLPKHDDLAAGFVSRDYRIVETQVPALGSSKVLSLVGGKWTTFRALAAHLSTEATTRLGVQRTVDTTGLAIGGGKDFPTLPGDRARWITEHLNGLERDQVDRLLTRYGTRADSVIQTLIDQPSEALQSDPTFTTAEIAYFAEREDAVHLVDVVLRRTNIAFVGGVTIELLTELAGVLQTSLGWSDETRDAEIENTLHILATYHGVEVASQHVPSAVAAEAETLAQA, translated from the coding sequence ATGCGCGCCAACGTCGAGAAGATCCAGGGGCGCCCGAGCGCTCAGGTCCTCATCGTCGGTGGTGGCATCAACGGGATCGCCACGTTCCGCGACCTCGCCCTGCAGGGCGTCGACGTCGTGCTCGTCGAGCGGAACGACTACGGCTCCGGGGCCTCCGCCGCCTCGTCGCACATGATCCACGGTGGCATCCGCTACCTCGAGAACGGCGAGTTCCGTCTCGTCCGCGAGTCGGTCGAGGAGCGCAACGGCCTCCTCAAGATCGCCCCCCACTACGTCAAGCCGCTCCAGACCACGATGCCGATCTTCTCGACGTTCTCCGGTCTGATGAACGCGCCGCTCCGCATGCTCACCCACAAGCAGCGCTCCACCAAGGAGCGCGGTGCGGTCCTGATCAAGGTGGGCATGACCCTGTACGACTCCTTCTCGCGCGACGGCGGCACGGTCCCGCGCCACCGCTTCCTCACGCGCAAGGCCGCTCTCCGCGACATGCCGTCGCTCAACAAGAGCCTCAAGTACACCGGCACCTACTACGACGCCTCAGTTCACGAGCCCGAGCGCCTCGCCCTCGACGTCCTGAAGGACGGCCTGGCCGCAGGAGCCGACAAGGGCACCGCCCGCTCGGCCAACTACGTCGAGGCGATCGGCTCGCGCGACGGCGGGGTGCTCCTCCGCGACGTCGTCTCCGGCACCGAGTTCGTCGTGAAGGCCGACGTCGTCATCAACGCCTCCGGGCCGTGGACCGACCTCACCAACGAGGCCTTCGGCTCGAAGTCGCAGTACATGGGCGGCACCAAGGGCTCGCACATCGTGGTCGACAGTCCCGAGCTGCTCAAGGCCACCAACGGTCGCGAGCTGTTCTTCGAGAACAACGACGGCCGCATCGTCCTGATCTACCCGCTGAAGGGGCGCGTGCTCATCGGCACGACCGACCTCGAGGCCGACATGTCGCAGCCCGCGATCTGCACGGAGGAGGAGGTCGACTACTTCTTCGACCTCGTCAAGCACGTCTTCCCGACGATCACGGTGACTCGCGAGCACATCGTCTACCGCTACTCGGGCGTCCGCCCGCTGCCGAAGCACGACGACCTCGCCGCCGGCTTCGTCTCCCGCGACTACCGCATCGTCGAGACGCAGGTCCCGGCCCTCGGGTCGTCCAAGGTCCTCTCGCTCGTCGGTGGCAAGTGGACGACGTTCCGCGCCCTCGCCGCGCACCTGTCCACCGAGGCCACCACGCGCCTCGGCGTCCAGCGCACGGTCGACACGACCGGGCTCGCGATCGGCGGCGGCAAGGACTTCCCGACGCTGCCCGGCGACCGCGCCCGCTGGATCACCGAGCACCTGAACGGCCTCGAGCGCGACCAGGTCGACCGCCTCCTCACCCGCTACGGAACCCGCGCCGACAGCGTCATCCAGACGCTGATCGACCAGCCCTCCGAGGCGCTCCAGAGCGACCCGACCTTCACCACCGCCGAGATCGCCTACTTCGCCGAGCGCGAAGACGCCGTCCACCTCGTCGACGTCGTGCTCCGCCGCACGAACATCGCCTTCGTCGGCGGCGTCACCATCGAGCTGCTCACCGAGCTGGCCGGGGTCCTCCAGACCTCGCTCGGCTGGAGCGACGAGACCCGCGACGCGGAGATCGAGAACACCCTCCACATCCTCGCCACCTACCACGGTGTCGAGGTGGCCTCGCAGCACGTCCCGTCGGCCGTCGCCGCCGAGGCGGAGACGCTCGCCCAGGCCTGA
- a CDS encoding sugar-binding transcriptional regulator gives MEAIARELGTSRSSVSRLLSFARETGLVDIQIRSPLDQATVTGEALHRRFNVVAHVVPVPDQTTDVDRLDRVALSAARILTSFVDSNMVMGIAWGSTMSAISRYLVPKATHNSVIVQLNGAANPRTTGIVYASEILRRFGDAFGATVQQFPVPAFFDDPETKTALWRERSTRRVLELQGSMDLVLFGVGAPNALVPSHVYAGGYLEEADYDGLDRDGVVGDVATVFFRADGSSTDVALNERSSGPSLSTIRRAPRRICVVAGDSKTESLRGALAAGLITDLILDESTARALLAG, from the coding sequence ATGGAGGCGATCGCCCGCGAGCTGGGCACCTCGCGCTCGTCCGTGTCGCGCCTGCTGAGTTTCGCGCGCGAAACCGGCCTCGTCGACATCCAGATCCGCTCGCCCCTCGACCAGGCCACCGTCACCGGCGAGGCGCTCCACCGCCGGTTCAACGTCGTGGCGCACGTCGTGCCCGTGCCCGACCAGACCACCGACGTCGACCGCCTCGACCGGGTGGCCCTCTCGGCTGCACGAATTCTCACGTCGTTCGTCGACTCGAACATGGTCATGGGCATCGCCTGGGGCTCGACGATGAGCGCCATCAGCCGGTACCTGGTGCCGAAGGCGACGCACAACAGCGTCATCGTCCAGCTCAACGGGGCCGCGAACCCGCGCACGACCGGCATCGTCTACGCGAGCGAGATCCTGCGGAGGTTCGGCGACGCGTTCGGCGCGACGGTGCAGCAGTTCCCGGTGCCGGCGTTCTTCGACGACCCGGAGACGAAGACGGCGCTCTGGCGGGAACGCAGCACGCGGCGCGTCCTCGAGCTGCAGGGGTCGATGGACCTCGTGCTGTTCGGGGTCGGCGCCCCGAACGCGCTCGTGCCGAGCCACGTCTACGCGGGCGGTTACCTCGAGGAGGCGGACTACGACGGGCTCGACCGCGACGGCGTGGTCGGCGACGTCGCGACCGTGTTCTTCCGGGCCGACGGCTCCTCCACCGACGTGGCTCTCAACGAGAGGTCGTCCGGCCCGTCGCTGTCGACCATCCGGCGCGCACCCCGGCGCATCTGCGTCGTCGCCGGCGACTCCAAGACGGAGAGCCTCCGCGGGGCCCTGGCCGCAGGCCTCATCACCGACCTCATCCTCGACGAGAGCACGGCCAGGGCGCTGCTGGCCGGCTGA
- a CDS encoding histidine phosphatase family protein — MRLLLIRHAQSHANASGELSTAAPGPDLTDLGREQAEALAEALRQEPLDALYASTLARTHQTAAPLARERGLELGLLDGVHEIEAGDLEGTADEESLRAYLTPVLKWGAGDLGARVPGAFDGEHFLSRFDRSVAEVAARHGEASTVGIVSHAGSIRVWIGGRTTNLDPAFTSSHSLDNTGLIVVVGTPESGWRVESWMGEPIGGESLEDRRAPDPLGHVL, encoded by the coding sequence GTGCGACTCCTACTCATCCGTCACGCCCAGAGCCACGCCAACGCCTCGGGGGAGCTGTCGACCGCGGCTCCCGGGCCCGACCTCACCGACCTCGGCCGCGAGCAGGCCGAGGCCCTCGCCGAGGCGCTCCGGCAGGAGCCCCTGGACGCCCTCTACGCGTCGACCCTGGCCCGCACACACCAGACCGCCGCGCCCCTCGCCCGGGAGCGGGGCCTCGAGCTGGGTCTCCTGGACGGCGTGCACGAGATCGAGGCCGGCGACCTCGAGGGCACGGCCGACGAGGAGTCGCTCCGCGCTTATCTGACCCCCGTGCTGAAGTGGGGCGCCGGCGACCTCGGTGCCCGCGTGCCGGGGGCCTTCGACGGGGAGCACTTCCTGTCGCGGTTCGACCGGTCCGTCGCCGAGGTGGCGGCCCGCCACGGCGAGGCGTCGACCGTCGGGATCGTGAGTCACGCCGGATCGATCCGGGTCTGGATCGGGGGGCGCACGACGAACCTCGATCCGGCGTTCACCTCGAGCCACAGCCTCGACAACACGGGGCTCATCGTCGTGGTCGGCACCCCGGAGTCGGGCTGGCGGGTCGAGAGCTGGATGGGCGAGCCGATCGGCGGCGAGAGCCTCGAGGACCGCCGAGCACCCGACCCGCTCGGGCACGTCCTGTAG